From a region of the Paenibacillus sp. R14(2021) genome:
- a CDS encoding AbrB/MazE/SpoVT family DNA-binding domain-containing protein, whose amino-acid sequence MKPAGVVRKVDQLGRIVLPKSLRKRYQMNEGDPVEILVQGDHIILERYRPRCVFCGGLDDVREFKERYLCATCITEMSGLRR is encoded by the coding sequence GTGAAACCGGCTGGTGTTGTACGTAAAGTGGACCAACTAGGGCGTATAGTCCTTCCCAAATCGCTGCGTAAGAGGTACCAAATGAATGAAGGCGATCCTGTCGAAATCTTGGTACAAGGCGACCATATCATTTTGGAACGTTATCGTCCGCGCTGCGTGTTTTGCGGTGGTCTTGACGACGTACGCGAATTTAAAGAACGCTACCTATGCGCGACTTGCATAACGGAAATGTCCGGCCTGCGCCGCTAG